In a single window of the Emys orbicularis isolate rEmyOrb1 chromosome 11, rEmyOrb1.hap1, whole genome shotgun sequence genome:
- the COBLL1 gene encoding LOW QUALITY PROTEIN: cordon-bleu protein-like 1 (The sequence of the model RefSeq protein was modified relative to this genomic sequence to represent the inferred CDS: inserted 1 base in 1 codon; substituted 1 base at 1 genomic stop codon) codes for MEEGSESSSWLLDLENXEKLKLKLLFLHLKQKXFEVSSFDDTEPINYTMEQKENITDKDIELSVVLPGDVIKSTTVNGSKPMMDLLIFLCAQYHLNPSSYTIDLMSSEKRPIKFKPNTPIGMLEVDKVILKPKHMDKKKPTPIIPEQTIRVVVNYKRTQKTVMRVSPHEPLQEFITIICSKCEFDPLHTVLLKNYQSQEPLDVTKSLNDLGLRELYALDVSKATSAADFNVSSLQDSCQISQNQDTLKERENKGFFSFFQRSKKKREQTASAPATPLMSKPRPTFINRSNTISKQYDSNTLPSEMPKKRRAPLPPMPASKSVPQDLAHAQVRHTSSCVVKSSSVDDSEQGQLRLGIVRTGSLQLSGTSSVNSSLRRTKRKAPSPPSRIPQDQSDNSKRTASESAESTPVESIVEERDTEVLFPTGNKVDITRATLPSCASHCLDAANHEQNTLQQVTDETNPSGNTGCPDATEMPSKSGICSEYSLDEINEKEEKNIQYKEESESADTSLMTQEISASFISTDVPLDTEKNDSASSSSILGSGSVDNFQSSKEEKQENMSTDGKEPHSKIDDEQITFENDKKLGILDPNKNYDHSGTRFLPATTGEKENQRKMGEINTADVREKNKLEVDKLSNCQEYKNDISTNQDDNPQVNLGIQDRKLNQTNMEIVKTQDIAIQTTPSDNSFGRTTVSEMIVLQDCESSTFKGVAHMQNLDIDNPPLQLMNKAQESVEVSTEFNHQRQEAADDKAIPIENQSNIYDNDSGLTPSERAPKSAISSPIKGYPLYRQDIKPKPKPSNEITREYIPKIGMTTYKIVPPKSLEILKGCESDALSDIKDQDGVTLEMSPQSENSKEFGVQTEILWVSKNTSQSESGLKYEPALAVNDQLHKTNKITDRVSTSDLGVTTESKQIETEASKPNIGNGITPLMLSSGNTNSSPETQEKSSVFSPTMKPSSFYLQMQRRASGHYVTSAIARSVSVATSPTQREATNTEREKKLTSSDQSFFPLHKTHNFPAQLNEDEVDNEKKIDTSTSIKTAKPLSFPSCQPTTLNLRTLRTFAVPKPYSSSRPSPFALAVSSAIKRSQSFSKPHAISSQPSKEKSPVELSSVTSTGDVKNQFLQTLTGGSQHNMMDKKSNCTNSEQNSQVQSSADHPTSVFERETALTFQSSDPEQIHQSLLAAIRSGEAAAKLKRVAAPSNTISVNGRSRLSHSFPTEEKYNH; via the exons caAACCCATGATGGACTTGCTGATTTTTCTCTGTGCACAGTATCATTTAAATCCATCAAGCTATACCATAGACCTGATGTCGTCAGAGAAGAGACCGATTAAATTCAAACCCaacacacctattggaatgctTGAAGTAGACAAggtgattttaaagccaaaacaTATGGATAAGAAAAAGCCCACTCCTATAATACCAGAG caaaCAATAAGAGTGGTAGTAAACTACAAGAGAACACAGAAGACTGTAATGAGAGTGAGTCCACATGAACCTCTTCAAGAGTTCATAACGATTATCTGCAGCAAATGTGAGTTTGATCCATTGCACACTGTATTGCTGAAGAACTACCAGTCTCAGGAGCCCCTTGATGTAACAAAATCTCTTAATGACCTTGGACTAAGGGAATTGTATGCATTGGATGTCAGTAAAG CCACTTCAGCTGCTGACTTCAATGTATCATCTTTACAAG ACTCCTGCCAAATTTCTCAAAATCAAGATACtttgaaggagagagaaaataaaggatTTTTCAGCTTTTTTCAGCGAAGTAAGAAGAAACGAGAACAA ACTGCCAGTGCCCCAGCAACTCCACTGATGAGCAAACCCAGGCCAACTTTTATCAACAGATCTAACACGATTTCCAAGCAGTACGACTCTAACACATTACCATCTGAAATGCCAAAGAAGCGAAGAGCACCCTTGCCTCCAATGCCTGCATCTAAAAGTGTCCCACAGGATCTTGCACATGCCCAAGTGAGACACACATCATCTTGTGTTGTGAAATCTAGTAGTGTTGATGACAGTGAACAG ggTCAGTTGAGACTAGGAATAGTGAGAACAGGTTCTCTGCAGCTGAGTGGCACATCATCTGTTAACTCCTCTTTGAGAAGGACTAAGCGCAAAGCACCCTCCCCACCCTCTAGAATACCACAAGACCAAAGTGACAACAGTAAAAGAACTG CATCAGAGTCTGCAGAATCAACCCCTGTTGAAAGTATTGTGGAAGAAAGAGACACAGAAGTACTGTTTCCAACAG GCAATAAAGTTGATATAACCAGAGCCACACTGCCATCATGTGCCTCTCATTGCTTAGATGCAGCCAATCATGAACAAAACACTCTCCAGCAAGTGACCGATGAAACTAACCCTTCTGGTAACACTGGCTGTCCTGATGCAACTGAAATGCCTTCTAAAT CTGGAATTTGCTCTGAATATAGCCTGGATGAGATCAATGAAAAGGAAGAGAAGAATATACAGTACAAAGAGGAAAGTGAAAGTGCAGATACCTCTCTTATGACACAAGAGATTTCTGCCTCCTTCATTTCTACTGATGTACCACTAGATACTGAAAAAAATGATTCTGCTTCATCATCTTCAATTCTTGGCAGTGGTTCTGTAGATAACTTTCAAAGTTCCaaggaagaaaaacaagaaaatatgAGCACAGATGGCAA AGAACCACACAGTAAGATAGACGATGAACAAATTACATTTGAAAATGACAAGAAGTTGGGAATATTGGATCCAAACAAAAATTATG atcaTAGTGGCACAAGATTCCTTCCAGCAACcacaggagaaaaagaaaatcaacgtAAAATGGGAGAAATTAATACAGCAGATGTCAGAGAAAAAAATAAGCTTGAAGTTGACAAACTATCAAACTGCCAAGAGTATAAAAATGACATCTCTACAAATCAGGATGATAATCCTCAAGTGAATCTAGGGATACAAGATCGGAAGCTAAATCAAACGAACATGGAGATAGTAAAAACTCAGGATATTGCAATTCAGACAACTCCATCTGATAATAGTTTTGGCAGGACTACAGTAAGTGAAATGATTGTCCTTCAAGATTGTGAGTCATCCACCTTCAAAGGAGTAGCCCACATGCAGAATTTGGATATAGACAATCCACCTTTGCAGTTGATGAACAAGGCGCAAGAGTCTGTAGAAGTTTCAACAGAATTCAACCATCAGAGACAAGAAGCTGCGGATGACAAAGCAATTCCCATAGAAAATCAAAGTAATATATATGATAATGACAGTGGTCTTACCCCATCAGAGAGAGCTCCAAAAAGTGCAATTAGTTCTCCTATTAAAGGTTACCCACTTTATAGACAAGACATCAAACCTAAACCTAAACCCTCTAATGAAATTACAAGAGAATATATCCCCAAAATTGGAATGACTACTTATAAAATAGTGCCTCCAAAATCCTTGGAAATATTGAAAGGTTGTGAGTCAGATGCTCTGTCAGACATTAAGGATCAGGATGGAGTCACCTTGGAAATGTCCCCACAGTCAGAGAATTCAAAAGAATTTGGAGTGCAAACTGAAATTCTTTGGGTTTCAAAAAATACAAGTCAGTCAGAGTCTGGTTTAAAATATGAACCTGCTTTAGCAGTGAATGATCAGCTGCACAAAACTAACAAAATTACTGACCGTGTCTCAACTTCTGACCTTGGGGTTACTACTGAAAGCAAGCAAATAGAAACAGAGGCTTCCAAACCCAATATAGGcaatggcataactccattgatgcTAAGCTCAGGTAACACAAATTCTTCACCTGAGACTCAAGAAAAATCAAGTGTTTTCAGTCCTACAATGAAACCTAGTTCTTTTTACTTACAGATGCAAAGAAGGGCTTCAGGTCATTATGTAACATCTGCAATTGCCAGAAGTGTCAGTGTTGCTACTAGTCCTACTCAAAGAGAGGCTacaaatacagagagagaaaaaaaattgacatCATCAGATCAgtctttttttcctttacatAAAACACATAATTTCCCTGCTCAATTAAATGAAGACGAGGTTGataatgagaaaaaaattgaCACTTCCACTTCTATCAAAACTGCTAAACCTTTGAGTTTTCCCTCCTGTCAGCCAACAACATTGAACTTAAGAACTCTGAGAACTTTTGCAGTTCCAAAACCATATTCCAGTTCTAGGCCATCCCCCTTTGCTCTTGCTGTCTCATCGGCAATCAAAAGATCACAGTCATTCAGTAAACCACATGCCATCAGTAGCCAGCCATCAAAAGAGAAATCTCCTGTTGAACTATCCTCAGTAACTTCCACAGGAGATGTGAAGAACCAATTTTTACAGACCTTAACAGGAGGTTCACAACACAATATGATGGATAAG aAAAGTAACTGTACAAACAGTGAACAAAACAGCCAGGTGCAATCTTCAGCTGACCACCCAACTTCTGTTTTTGAGAGAGAAACTGCTTTAACGTTCCAGAGCtctgacccagaacagatccaCCAGAGTCTGCTGGCTGCTATCCGCTCTGGAGAAGCTGCTGCCAAATTAAAAAGG GTTGCTGCTCCATCAAATACTATATCTGTCAATGGAAGATCCAGGCTCAGTCACTCATTTCCCACAGAAGAAAAATATAATCATTAG